One genomic region from Saccharomyces cerevisiae S288C chromosome XI, complete sequence encodes:
- the GPT2 gene encoding bifunctional glycerol-3-phosphate/glycerone-phosphate O-acyltransferase GPT2 (Glycerol-3-phosphate/dihydroxyacetone phosphate sn-1 acyltransferase; located in lipid particles and the ER; involved in the stepwise acylation of glycerol-3-phosphate and dihydroxyacetone in lipid biosynthesis; the most conserved motifs and functionally relevant residues are oriented towards the ER lumen): MSAPAADHNAAKPIPHVPQASRRYKNSYNGFVYNIHTWLYDVSVFLFNILFTIFFREIKVRGAYNVPEVGVPTILVCAPHANQFIDPALVMSQTRLLKTSAGKSRSRMPCFVTAESSFKKRFISFFGHAMGGIPVPRIQDNLKPVDENLEIYAPDLKNHPEIIKGRSKNPQTTPVNFTKRFSAKSLLGLPDYLSNAQIKEIPDDETIILSSPFRTSKSKVVELLTNGTNFKYAEKIDNTETFQSVFDHLHTKGCVGIFPEGGSHDRPSLLPIKAGVAIMALGAVAADPTMKVAVVPCGLHYFHRNKFRSRAVLEYGEPIVVDGKYGEMYKDSPRETVSKLLKKITNSLFSVTENAPDYDTLMVIQAARRLYQPVKVRLPLPAIVEINRRLLFGYSKFKDDPRIIHLKKLVYDYNRKLDSVGLKDHQVMQLKTTKLEALRCFVTLIVRLIKFSVFAILSLPGSILFTPIFIICRVYSEKKAKEGLKKSLVKIKGTDLLATWKLIVALILAPILYVTYSILLIILARKQHYCRIWVPSNNAFIQFVYFYALLVFTTYSSLKTGEIGVDLFKSLRPLFVSIVYPGKKIEEIQTTRKNLSLELTAVCNDLGPLVFPDYDKLATEIFSKRDGYDVSSDAESSISRMSVQSRSRSSSIHSIGSLASNALSRVNSRGSLTDIPIFSDAKQGQWKSEGETSEDEDEFDEKNPAIVQTARSSDLNKENSRNTNISSKIASLVRQKREHEKKE, from the coding sequence ATGTCTGCTCCCGCTGCCGATCATAACGCTGCCAAACCTATTCCTCATGTACCTCAAGCGTCCCGACGGTACAAAAATTCATACAATGGATTCGTATACAATATACATACATGGCTGTATGATGTGTCTGTATTTCTGtttaatattttgttcactattttcttcagagAAATTAAGGTACGTGGTGCATATAACGTTCCCGAAGTTGGGGTGCCAACCATCCTTGTGTGTGCCCCTCATGCAAATCAGTTCATCGACCCGGCTTTGGTAATGTCGCAAACCCGTTTGCTGAAGACATCAGCGGGAAAGTCCCGATCCAGAATGCCTTGTTTTGTTACTGCTGAGTCGAgttttaagaaaagatttATCTCTTTCTTTGGTCACGCAATGGGCGGTATTCCCGTGCCTAGAATTCAGGACAACTTGAAGCCAGTGGATGAGAATCTTGAGATTTACGCTCCGGACTTGAAGAACCACCCGGAAATCATCAAGGGCCGCTCCAAGAACCCACAGACTACACCAGTGAACTTTACGAAAAGGTTTTCTGCCAAGTCCTTGCTTGGATTGCCCGACTACTTAAGTAATGCTCAAATCAAGGAAATCCCGGATGATGAAACGATAATCTTGTCCTCTCCATTCAGAACATCGAAATCAAAAGTGGTGGAGCTCTTGACTAATGGTACTAATTTTAAATATGCAGAGAAAATCGACAATACGGAAACTTTCCAGAGTGTTTTTGATCACTTGCATACGAAGGGCTGTGTAGGTATTTTCCCCGAGGGTGGTTCTCATGACCGTCCTTCGTTACTACCCATCAAGGCAGGTGTTGCCATTATGGCTCTGGGCGCAGTAGCCGCTGATCCTACCATGAAAGTTGCTGTTGTACCCTGTGGTTTGCATTATTTCCACAGAAATAAATTCAGATCTAGAGCTGTTTTAGAATACGGCGAACCTATAGTGGTGGATGGGAAATATGGCGAAATGTATAAGGACTCCCCACGTGAGACCGTTTCCAAACTACTAAAAAAGATCACcaattctttgttttctgtTACCGAAAATGCTCCAGATTACGATACTTTGATGGTCATTCAGGCTGCCAGAAGACTATATCAACCGGTAAAAGTCAGGCTACCTTTGCCTGCCATTGTAGAAATCAACAGAAGGTTACTTTTCGGTTATTCCAAGTTTAAAGATGATCCAAGAATTATTCACTTAAAAAAACTGGTATATGACTACAACAGGAAATTAGATTCAGTGGGTTTAAAAGACCATCAGGTGATGCAATTAAAAACTACCAAATTAGAAGCATTGAGGTGCTTTGTAACTTTGATCGTTCGATTGATTAAATTTTCTGTCTTTGCTATACTATCGTTACCGGGTTCTATTCTCTTCACTCcaattttcattatttgtCGCGTATACTCAGAAAAGAAGGCCAAAGAGGGTTTAAAGAAATCATTGGTTAAAATTAAGGGTACCGATTTGTTGGCCACATGGAAACTTATCGTGGCGTTAATATTGGCACCAATTTTATACGTTACTTACTCGATCTTGTTGATTATTTTGGCAAGAAAACAACACTATTGTCGCATCTGGGTTCCTTCCAATAACGCATTCATACAATTTGTCTATTTTTATGCGTTATTGGTTTTCACCACGTATTCCTCTTTAAAGACCGGTGAAATCGGTGTTGAccttttcaaatctttaAGACCactttttgtttctatTGTTTACCCCGGTAAGAAGATCGAAGAAATCCAAACAACAAGAAAGAATTTAAGTCTAGAGTTGACTGCTGTTTGTAACGATTTAGGACCTTTGGTTTTCCCTGATTACGATAAATTAGCGACTGAGATATTCTCTAAGAGAGACGGTTATGATGTCTCTTCTGATGCAGAGTCTTCTATAAGTCGTATGAGTGTACAATCTAGAAGCCGCTCTTCTTCTATACATTCTATTGGCTCGCTAGCTTCTAACGCCCTATCAAGAGTGAATTCAAGAGGCTCGTTGACCGAtattccaattttttctgaTGCAAAGCAAGGTCAATGGAAAAGTGAAGGTGAAACTAGTGAGGATGAggatgaatttgatgagAAAAATCCTGCCATAGTACAAACCGCACGAAGTTCTGATCTAAATAAGGAAAACAGTCGCAACACAAATATATCTTCGAAGATTGCTTCGCTGGTAAGACAGAAAAGAGAAcacgaaaagaaagaatga